In Halosegnis marinus, one genomic interval encodes:
- a CDS encoding SDR family NAD(P)-dependent oxidoreductase codes for MELHDDLSGQVALVTGANRGIGAEIARNLDDLGATVYAGTRSMNSDVPDGCEQVLLDVTQEGDIDAIADGVFGEVGRLDILVNNAGIGEFGDDIVAEPAERIDRTLATNLRGPMLLCKHLVPLLVQREGGRVVNVSSGMGALADMGDGSPAYRVSKTGLNGLTRYLHAQYNEQGLIANAVCPGWVRTDMGGSEADRPVEKGAETPTWLCRFAPGSESGRFWRDRERIDW; via the coding sequence ATGGAACTCCACGACGACCTCTCCGGGCAGGTCGCGCTCGTCACCGGGGCGAACCGCGGTATCGGCGCGGAGATAGCCCGGAACCTCGACGACCTCGGCGCGACCGTCTACGCCGGGACGCGCTCGATGAACAGCGACGTGCCCGACGGCTGCGAACAGGTGCTGCTCGACGTGACACAGGAGGGCGACATCGACGCCATCGCCGACGGCGTGTTCGGCGAGGTCGGCCGGCTCGACATCCTCGTCAACAACGCCGGCATCGGGGAGTTCGGCGACGACATCGTCGCCGAGCCCGCGGAGCGCATCGACCGGACGCTGGCGACGAACCTCCGCGGACCGATGCTCCTGTGTAAACACCTCGTCCCCCTGCTCGTCCAGCGCGAGGGCGGCCGGGTCGTGAACGTCTCCTCGGGGATGGGCGCGCTCGCCGACATGGGCGACGGCTCGCCCGCCTACCGCGTCTCGAAGACGGGGCTCAACGGGCTGACGCGGTACCTCCACGCGCAGTACAACGAGCAGGGGCTCATCGCGAACGCCGTCTGTCCGGGCTGGGTCCGCACCGACATGGGGGGGAGCGAGGCGGACCGGCCGGTGGAGAAGGGTGCCGAGACGCCGACGTGGCTGTGTCGGTTCGCGCCGGGAAGCGAGTCGGGTCGGTTCTGGCGCGACCGGGAGCGTATCGACTGGTAA
- a CDS encoding DUF7545 family protein — MSDDTTIELGIDGPDGEDTLTVPAALVDLFAENDESAATVVGDLAMINAAQQIHAATAHGHGEPSEELKTVEAQLMDLFEDRFGQTFGEMTGHDH, encoded by the coding sequence ATGTCCGACGACACGACGATAGAGCTCGGTATCGACGGCCCCGACGGCGAGGACACGCTGACCGTCCCGGCCGCGCTGGTCGACCTGTTCGCGGAGAACGACGAGTCCGCCGCGACGGTCGTCGGCGACCTCGCGATGATCAACGCCGCCCAGCAGATACACGCCGCGACGGCCCACGGCCACGGCGAGCCCTCGGAGGAGCTGAAGACCGTCGAGGCACAGCTCATGGACCTGTTCGAAGACCGCTTCGGGCAGACGTTCGGCGAGATGACCGGCCACGACCACTGA
- a CDS encoding UPF0058 family protein, with protein MKKQELIHLHGLLAEVREHYEELADTDVEHDEYVSLGVRPTSIHKSKTDHKAAVFALADGITEEMTAEVKEPVSAAAD; from the coding sequence ATGAAAAAGCAGGAGCTGATTCACCTTCACGGGCTTCTCGCAGAGGTACGAGAACACTACGAGGAACTCGCGGACACCGACGTCGAACACGACGAATACGTTTCTCTGGGCGTTCGCCCGACATCCATCCACAAGTCGAAGACCGACCACAAGGCTGCGGTCTTCGCGCTCGCCGACGGCATCACCGAGGAGATGACCGCAGAGGTCAAAGAGCCCGTCTCCGCGGCCGCCGACTGA
- a CDS encoding translation initiation factor IF-2 subunit beta (eIF-2B; functions in the early steps of protein synthesis by forming a ternary complex with GTP and initiator tRNA) produces the protein MSYDEHLDRAMSESDSSGSAGRFSVPDPELRADGSFTVFENFASVAERLGRAPDHVMQYLQSELGTAASRDDADRLRLTGSFKQRRVVAALEEYADGYVLCPECGLPDTKLVEEGEFRQCEACGERTRVGA, from the coding sequence ATGAGCTACGACGAACACCTCGACCGGGCGATGTCGGAATCGGATTCGAGCGGCAGCGCGGGTCGCTTCTCCGTCCCCGACCCCGAACTGCGGGCCGACGGGAGCTTCACCGTGTTCGAGAACTTCGCGTCCGTCGCCGAGCGGCTCGGCCGCGCCCCCGACCACGTGATGCAGTACCTCCAGTCGGAGCTCGGCACGGCCGCGAGCCGCGACGACGCGGACCGCCTGCGGCTCACCGGCTCGTTCAAGCAGCGCCGGGTGGTCGCGGCCCTGGAGGAGTACGCCGACGGCTACGTGCTCTGTCCGGAGTGCGGCCTCCCGGACACGAAGCTCGTCGAGGAGGGGGAGTTCCGGCAGTGCGAGGCGTGCGGCGAGCGCACGCGCGTCGGCGCCTAG
- a CDS encoding transcription initiation factor IIB — protein MSETDIRTHERPETEQSRESESEDVNVCPECGGRLENDTEHGETVCSECGLVVEEDSIDRGPEWRAFDAADRDNKSRVGAPTTKMMHDKGLSTNIGWQDKDAYGKSLSSRQRQKMQRLRTWNERFRTRDSKERNLKQALGEIDRMSSALGLPENVRETASVIYRRALNENLLPGRSIEGVATAAVYAAARQAGVPRSLDEVHTVSRIDKMELTRTYRYVVRELNLEVAPADPESYIPRFASDLDLSDEAENRARKLIKAAREDGLLSGKSPVGLAAAAVYAAALLCNEKVTQSDVSEVANISEVTIRNRYKELLEAEGVVTA, from the coding sequence ATGAGCGAAACAGACATCCGAACCCACGAGCGACCCGAGACGGAACAGTCCCGCGAGAGCGAGAGCGAGGACGTGAACGTCTGCCCCGAGTGCGGCGGCCGCCTCGAGAACGACACCGAACACGGCGAGACCGTCTGCAGCGAGTGCGGCCTCGTCGTCGAGGAGGACAGCATCGACCGCGGGCCGGAGTGGCGCGCGTTCGACGCCGCCGACCGCGACAACAAGTCCCGCGTCGGCGCCCCGACCACGAAGATGATGCACGACAAGGGGCTCTCGACGAACATCGGCTGGCAGGACAAGGACGCCTACGGCAAGTCGCTGTCCTCGCGGCAGCGCCAGAAGATGCAGCGGCTCCGCACCTGGAACGAGCGGTTCCGCACCCGCGACTCGAAGGAGCGCAACCTCAAGCAGGCGCTCGGCGAGATCGACCGCATGAGCTCCGCGCTCGGCCTGCCGGAGAACGTCCGCGAGACGGCCTCCGTCATCTACCGCCGTGCGCTCAACGAGAACCTCCTGCCCGGGCGCTCCATCGAGGGCGTCGCCACCGCGGCGGTGTACGCCGCCGCGCGACAGGCCGGCGTCCCCCGGAGCCTCGACGAGGTCCACACGGTGTCGCGCATCGACAAGATGGAGCTGACCCGGACGTACCGCTACGTCGTCCGCGAGCTCAACCTGGAGGTCGCGCCGGCCGACCCCGAGAGCTACATCCCGCGGTTCGCCTCCGACCTCGACCTCTCCGACGAGGCCGAGAACCGCGCGCGCAAGCTGATCAAGGCGGCCCGCGAGGACGGTCTCCTCTCCGGGAAGTCCCCAGTCGGCCTCGCGGCCGCGGCCGTCTACGCCGCCGCGCTGCTGTGCAACGAGAAGGTGACCCAGTCGGACGTGAGCGAGGTCGCCAACATCTCCGAGGTCACCATCCGTAACCGGTACAAGGAGCTGCTCGAAGCGGAAGGCGTCGTCACCGCCTGA
- a CDS encoding ferritin-like domain-containing protein: MTSDDTSRRRFIAAAAALGATGLAGCSSGDGTPTEGMSGMNGSDGTDATATPTEEGMASMAAPDVPVLNYALTLEHLENAFYREGLAEFSDDEIAGAETLSRFGDRVRREVPEYLRTVGAHEQAHVDAIAATVEDLGGTPIEEGEYEFGYETPSEFLAVARALENTGVAAYAGAAPKVVNNDVLAAAAGIHSVEARHAAFLNLVNDASPYPNAVDEAQSVSEVLEVAGEFVTSEVDPSAYETGEDRPEQARKADNDTSDVDVLNYALTLEHLENAFYRDGLAGFTDEEVANADVLASLDASVREAVPDHLRTVGAHERAHVDAITATVQDLGGTPVEEATYDFGYETPSEFLGVARALENTGVAAYKGAAPTVSADAVFSAAIGIHSVEARHAAFLNELNEGSPFPDGVDEPMSMSEVREVAAGFIVEE, encoded by the coding sequence ATGACATCCGACGACACGAGCCGACGACGGTTCATCGCCGCGGCGGCGGCGCTCGGCGCGACGGGACTGGCCGGCTGTTCGAGCGGCGACGGCACGCCCACCGAGGGGATGAGCGGCATGAACGGGTCGGACGGGACGGACGCGACGGCCACCCCGACGGAGGAGGGCATGGCGTCGATGGCCGCCCCCGACGTGCCCGTCCTGAACTACGCGCTGACGCTCGAACACCTGGAGAACGCCTTCTACCGGGAAGGGCTCGCGGAGTTCTCCGACGACGAGATCGCCGGCGCGGAGACGCTCTCCCGGTTCGGCGACCGGGTCCGCCGCGAGGTGCCCGAGTACCTGCGGACAGTCGGTGCCCACGAGCAGGCGCACGTGGACGCTATCGCCGCGACGGTCGAGGACCTCGGCGGCACGCCCATCGAGGAGGGGGAGTACGAGTTCGGCTACGAGACGCCGAGCGAGTTCCTCGCCGTGGCCCGCGCGCTGGAGAACACGGGGGTCGCGGCCTACGCGGGGGCCGCCCCGAAGGTCGTGAACAACGACGTGCTCGCCGCCGCGGCGGGCATTCACAGCGTGGAGGCGCGCCACGCCGCCTTCCTGAACCTCGTGAACGACGCCTCGCCGTACCCGAACGCGGTGGACGAGGCGCAGTCCGTGAGCGAGGTGCTGGAGGTCGCCGGGGAGTTCGTCACGTCGGAGGTGGACCCGAGCGCCTACGAGACGGGCGAGGACCGCCCCGAGCAGGCGCGCAAGGCCGACAACGACACGAGCGACGTGGACGTCCTGAACTACGCGCTGACGCTCGAACACCTGGAGAACGCCTTCTACCGCGACGGCCTCGCCGGCTTCACCGACGAGGAGGTGGCGAACGCCGACGTGTTGGCCTCCCTCGACGCCTCGGTGCGCGAGGCCGTCCCCGACCACCTACGGACGGTGGGCGCCCACGAGCGGGCGCACGTGGACGCCATCACGGCGACGGTCCAGGACCTCGGCGGCACGCCCGTCGAGGAGGCGACCTACGACTTCGGGTACGAGACGCCGAGCGAGTTCCTCGGGGTCGCGCGGGCCCTGGAGAACACGGGGGTCGCGGCGTACAAGGGTGCCGCGCCGACGGTGTCGGCCGACGCGGTGTTCTCCGCGGCCATCGGCATCCACAGCGTCGAGGCGCGCCACGCCGCCTTCCTCAACGAACTCAACGAGGGGTCGCCGTTCCCGGACGGCGTCGACGAGCCGATGTCGATGAGCGAGGTCCGGGAGGTGGCCGCCGGGTTCATCGTCGAGGAGTAG
- a CDS encoding winged helix-turn-helix domain-containing protein: MEASLWYVLTGTRGGKNRVRILRALDERPRNANRLAEALDLDYKTVRHHLDVLADNNIVRDSGDDYGAVYLVTDAARTHWDTIETIMEEV; this comes from the coding sequence ATGGAGGCGTCCCTCTGGTACGTACTCACGGGGACGCGCGGGGGGAAGAACCGCGTTCGCATCCTCCGGGCGCTCGACGAGCGGCCGCGCAACGCCAACAGGCTGGCGGAGGCCCTCGACCTGGACTACAAGACGGTCCGCCACCACCTCGACGTGCTCGCGGACAACAACATCGTGCGCGACTCGGGCGACGACTACGGGGCGGTGTACCTCGTCACGGACGCCGCGCGCACCCACTGGGACACCATCGAGACCATCATGGAGGAGGTATGA
- a CDS encoding RDD family protein, protein MTWASRLLSVYPSRPAPEPALDSVGSRAVLADRVAAAAFDLLACLVVVEAPLLWMADTLTAGAVGDSPLFLPVALAAAAPLVVTYSFAFEWRYARTPGKVWRRLVVVDDDGDPCSLRASAVRNLLRYVDYLGVPPVVVGTLAALTGGGKRVGDRAAGTVVARSR, encoded by the coding sequence ATGACGTGGGCGAGCCGTCTGCTCTCGGTGTACCCGTCCCGGCCGGCCCCGGAGCCGGCGCTCGACAGCGTCGGCTCGCGAGCCGTGCTCGCGGACCGGGTCGCCGCGGCCGCGTTCGACCTGCTCGCCTGTCTCGTCGTCGTGGAGGCGCCGCTGTTGTGGATGGCCGACACCCTCACCGCGGGCGCGGTCGGCGACTCGCCGCTGTTCCTCCCGGTCGCGCTCGCCGCGGCCGCGCCGCTCGTCGTCACCTACTCGTTCGCCTTCGAGTGGCGGTACGCCCGCACCCCGGGGAAGGTGTGGCGCCGGCTGGTCGTCGTGGACGACGACGGCGACCCCTGCTCGCTGCGCGCGAGCGCGGTCCGGAACCTCCTGCGGTACGTGGACTACCTCGGCGTCCCGCCGGTCGTCGTGGGCACGCTCGCGGCGCTCACGGGCGGCGGAAAGCGCGTCGGAGACAGGGCCGCGGGGACGGTCGTGGCGCGGTCGCGTTAG
- a CDS encoding ABC transporter ATP-binding protein — MTVTLDNVSRVFGDGSDAVVAVDGIDLTIADGEFVTLVGPSGCGKTTTLRCVSGLDTPTGGTITFGNRDVTDLPPQQRDIALLFQDIALYPHMTVRDNMAYGLKIAGESKEQRYAKVDEAAELLQITDQLDKSPASLSGGQQQRVALGRSLVRDPTVFLFDEPMSDLDAKLKRELRPIVEQVTERIGCPVLYVTHDQEEAMTLSDRVAVMNDGELEQVGPPKEVYDDPASEFVAGFIGQPTAQFFDGEVVAADGGRVTVAVGDHQYELSRPTGELDPYVGRSVRIGIRPQYIEVTEGGDGIQGEHLLDEPLGDSTHSFFDTPFGEITVVTHPDFVGGKNTYGLALDPEHVMVFDAETGEQVGSSTSVRENRKGTPKA, encoded by the coding sequence ATGACAGTCACCCTCGACAACGTAAGCCGCGTGTTCGGCGACGGCAGCGACGCCGTCGTCGCCGTGGACGGTATCGACCTCACCATCGCCGACGGGGAGTTCGTCACCCTCGTCGGTCCCTCCGGCTGTGGCAAGACGACGACGCTCCGGTGCGTTTCCGGGCTCGACACCCCGACGGGCGGTACCATCACGTTCGGCAACCGTGACGTGACGGACCTGCCGCCCCAGCAGCGCGACATCGCCCTGCTGTTCCAGGACATCGCGCTGTACCCGCACATGACGGTCCGGGACAACATGGCCTACGGGCTGAAGATCGCCGGCGAGTCGAAGGAGCAGCGGTACGCCAAGGTCGACGAGGCCGCGGAGCTGCTCCAGATAACCGACCAGCTGGACAAGTCGCCCGCGAGCCTCTCGGGCGGTCAGCAGCAGCGCGTCGCGCTCGGCCGCTCGCTCGTGCGCGACCCGACCGTCTTCCTGTTCGACGAGCCGATGAGCGACCTCGACGCGAAGCTGAAGCGCGAGCTCCGACCCATCGTCGAGCAGGTCACCGAACGCATCGGCTGTCCCGTCCTCTACGTCACCCACGACCAGGAGGAGGCGATGACGCTCTCCGACCGCGTCGCGGTGATGAACGACGGCGAACTCGAACAGGTCGGCCCGCCGAAGGAGGTGTACGACGACCCCGCCTCGGAGTTCGTCGCCGGCTTCATCGGCCAGCCGACCGCGCAGTTCTTCGACGGCGAGGTCGTCGCCGCCGACGGGGGTCGCGTCACGGTCGCGGTCGGCGACCACCAGTACGAGCTGTCGCGACCGACCGGCGAGCTCGACCCCTACGTCGGGCGGTCGGTGCGTATCGGCATCCGTCCGCAGTACATCGAGGTGACGGAGGGCGGCGACGGCATCCAGGGCGAGCACCTGCTCGACGAGCCGCTCGGCGACTCGACGCACAGCTTCTTCGACACGCCGTTCGGCGAGATAACGGTCGTCACCCACCCGGACTTCGTGGGCGGGAAGAACACCTACGGGCTGGCGCTCGACCCCGAGCACGTGATGGTGTTCGACGCGGAGACGGGCGAGCAGGTCGGCTCCTCGACCTCGGTCCGCGAGAACCGCAAGGGGACGCCGAAGGCCTAA
- a CDS encoding carbohydrate ABC transporter permease, translated as MSTDTDHDDIRGVFGLDFRTADRLYQGLLSVSAALFFVLIMFPVYWMLQSSLKTVEGRSQITWLPFEYFSLEHWGTVLTGEVALYLFNSAIVTLGTIVLVVVVSLIAGYGLARVEFGHKENFARFLLFGYMFSPIVLGLPLYLIYSRIGLLNTRVGLIITLTAISMPFSVWLMWKYIQTIPEAMEESAWVAGASRWEGFRDVIVPQTQPAIIASALFAFALAWNDFTFADILLPDNQATTFAPGIFRLINQGYGAPWGDAMAASMLTTIPPLLFAYFLQSYLLKGFQIRSL; from the coding sequence ATGAGCACCGACACGGACCACGACGACATCCGCGGCGTGTTCGGGCTCGACTTCCGCACGGCGGACCGGCTCTACCAGGGGCTGTTGTCGGTCAGCGCGGCGCTGTTCTTCGTGCTGATCATGTTCCCCGTCTACTGGATGCTCCAGTCGTCGCTGAAGACGGTCGAGGGGCGGTCACAGATCACGTGGCTCCCCTTCGAGTACTTCTCGCTGGAGCACTGGGGAACGGTGCTCACCGGCGAGGTGGCGCTGTACCTGTTCAACAGCGCCATCGTCACGCTCGGGACCATCGTCCTCGTGGTCGTCGTCTCGCTCATCGCCGGCTACGGGCTGGCGCGCGTCGAGTTCGGCCACAAGGAGAACTTCGCGCGGTTCCTGCTGTTCGGGTACATGTTCAGCCCCATCGTGCTGGGGCTGCCGCTGTACCTCATCTACTCGCGGATCGGCCTGCTCAACACGCGGGTCGGGCTCATCATCACGCTGACGGCTATCTCCATGCCGTTCTCCGTGTGGCTGATGTGGAAGTACATCCAGACCATCCCGGAGGCGATGGAGGAGTCGGCGTGGGTCGCCGGCGCGAGCCGGTGGGAGGGGTTCCGCGACGTCATCGTTCCGCAGACCCAGCCGGCCATCATCGCGTCGGCGCTGTTCGCGTTCGCGCTGGCGTGGAACGACTTCACCTTCGCGGACATCCTGCTGCCGGACAACCAGGCGACGACGTTCGCGCCCGGCATCTTCCGGCTCATCAATCAGGGGTACGGCGCGCCGTGGGGCGACGCGATGGCCGCGTCGATGCTCACGACGATTCCGCCGCTGCTGTTCGCGTACTTCCTACAGAGCTACCTGCTGAAAGGCTTCCAGATACGTTCACTATGA
- a CDS encoding carbohydrate ABC transporter permease, producing the protein MAGETVEGDRAPGLSLDRLPVDSETLLGIGSVLPVILLYLVVSIIPVGFAVYASLHEIPLLNPNWTWIGLENYGRVFEVDRFWGSLGRGVIFMVGSTVLQLVVGLWMAMTLNRIRRGQKIITAVVFTAYLIPTIVVTLMTLFMLNTQYGVLHMIGSEWLGIWEPTEFALGQNDLAMPIVVLVGTWKFSVFITIFTLAQLRSIPQRFYEAAKVCGANKWEMFRDVTLPRIQGVILVAVLLRSIFMFNKFDLIWTLTEGGPGYATTTLPVLAYREAYNAQNFGLANAMAVVMFLFLVVGGIAYFQVFNPSDEVDT; encoded by the coding sequence GTGGCGGGCGAGACGGTCGAGGGGGACCGGGCACCCGGGCTGTCGCTCGACCGGCTGCCGGTGGACTCGGAGACGCTTCTGGGCATCGGCTCCGTGCTGCCCGTCATCCTGTTGTACCTCGTCGTCTCCATCATCCCGGTCGGCTTCGCGGTGTACGCCTCGCTCCACGAGATACCGCTGCTCAACCCCAACTGGACGTGGATCGGCCTGGAGAACTACGGGCGCGTGTTCGAGGTCGACCGCTTCTGGGGCTCGCTCGGCCGCGGCGTCATCTTCATGGTCGGCTCGACGGTGCTCCAGCTCGTCGTCGGCCTGTGGATGGCGATGACGCTCAACCGCATCCGGCGCGGTCAGAAGATCATCACGGCGGTCGTGTTCACGGCGTACCTCATCCCGACCATCGTGGTGACGCTGATGACGCTGTTCATGCTCAACACGCAGTACGGCGTCCTCCACATGATCGGCTCCGAGTGGCTCGGCATCTGGGAGCCGACCGAGTTCGCGCTCGGCCAGAACGACCTCGCGATGCCCATCGTCGTCCTCGTGGGGACGTGGAAGTTCTCGGTGTTCATCACCATCTTCACGCTCGCACAGCTCCGCTCGATTCCGCAGCGGTTCTACGAGGCCGCGAAGGTGTGCGGCGCGAACAAGTGGGAGATGTTCCGCGACGTGACGCTCCCCCGGATACAGGGCGTCATCCTCGTCGCGGTCCTGCTCCGCTCCATCTTCATGTTCAACAAGTTCGACCTCATCTGGACGCTCACCGAGGGCGGCCCCGGCTACGCGACGACGACCCTGCCGGTGCTCGCCTACCGCGAGGCGTACAACGCACAGAACTTCGGACTCGCCAACGCGATGGCGGTCGTGATGTTCCTGTTCCTCGTGGTCGGGGGCATCGCGTACTTCCAGGTGTTCAACCCCAGCGACGAGGTGGACACATGA
- a CDS encoding ABC transporter substrate-binding protein encodes MVDNDSDAVPNDVDDDWSLSRRQALAAAGAMGVAGLAGCSGGDNNNDGGGGGGGGGGGGGTQTPGGEVHFLTDYNNEAWQAKWEDTLVPGFEDSTNYSVRMEYSSFSGGQESRLANLIQSGDPPELNSSTFEQIGDVYANGGLANVGDVVSAAEETSGELVSSPYHEGEDYWELPHGAYVGTFVYRTDVYDELGLEVPSSFQELLENARIIDESDMDIRGYGLAGQKTGKAHDEFQTFLANMGASELGFVNPDADDLSTAEVEVLYDQYEEEIVTLLEYFNELSQYSADPTGIGWGTSLRNWASGQFAQQYNLNQWPGGVAAAAGVGAIAENTGVAAMPLWEEGGIGVEDSELANPTMDGHHVFSNANVQGGKAMLEYLYAGDQQRAANMYETEPTRFLPAYENIIDSDAFRNYPLFQEYPNLLEDLDTVANEILPERYGNNDTPGTLTNSPVGVYYYRFFHQAEMVNRVVTDTATPQEAFEYGRERANEIVEEARDLLGR; translated from the coding sequence ATGGTAGATAATGACTCGGACGCGGTCCCGAACGACGTGGACGACGACTGGTCGCTCAGCAGGCGACAGGCGCTGGCTGCCGCCGGCGCGATGGGCGTCGCCGGCCTCGCCGGCTGCTCGGGCGGCGACAACAACAACGACGGCGGCGGAGGCGGCGGAGGCGGCGGAGGCGGCGGCGGCACGCAGACCCCCGGTGGCGAGGTCCACTTCCTCACCGACTACAACAACGAGGCGTGGCAGGCGAAGTGGGAGGACACCCTCGTCCCCGGCTTCGAGGACTCGACGAACTACTCCGTCCGGATGGAGTACTCCTCCTTCTCGGGCGGCCAGGAGAGTCGGCTCGCGAACCTCATCCAGTCGGGCGACCCGCCGGAGCTGAACTCCTCGACGTTCGAACAGATCGGCGACGTGTACGCGAACGGCGGCCTCGCCAACGTCGGCGACGTGGTTTCGGCCGCCGAGGAGACCAGCGGCGAACTCGTCTCCTCGCCGTACCACGAGGGCGAGGACTACTGGGAGCTCCCCCACGGCGCGTACGTCGGGACGTTCGTCTACCGGACGGACGTGTACGACGAACTCGGGCTGGAGGTGCCCTCCTCGTTCCAGGAGCTGCTGGAGAACGCCCGTATCATCGACGAGTCCGACATGGACATCCGCGGCTACGGGCTCGCGGGCCAGAAGACCGGCAAGGCCCACGACGAGTTCCAGACGTTCCTCGCGAACATGGGGGCCTCGGAGCTCGGCTTCGTGAACCCCGACGCGGACGACCTCTCGACCGCCGAGGTCGAGGTGCTGTACGACCAGTACGAGGAGGAGATCGTCACGCTGCTGGAGTACTTCAACGAGCTGTCGCAGTACTCCGCGGACCCGACCGGCATCGGTTGGGGGACCTCGCTGCGCAACTGGGCAAGCGGCCAGTTCGCCCAGCAGTACAACCTGAACCAGTGGCCCGGCGGCGTCGCCGCGGCCGCCGGCGTCGGGGCCATCGCCGAGAACACCGGCGTCGCCGCGATGCCGCTGTGGGAGGAGGGCGGCATCGGCGTCGAGGACTCCGAACTGGCGAACCCGACGATGGACGGCCACCACGTGTTCTCCAACGCGAACGTCCAGGGCGGGAAGGCGATGCTGGAGTACCTGTACGCCGGCGACCAGCAGCGCGCCGCCAACATGTACGAGACGGAGCCGACGCGGTTCCTGCCCGCCTACGAGAACATCATCGACTCCGACGCGTTCCGGAACTACCCGCTGTTCCAGGAGTACCCGAACCTGCTGGAGGACCTCGACACCGTCGCGAACGAGATCCTCCCCGAGCGGTACGGCAACAACGACACCCCCGGGACGCTCACCAACAGCCCGGTCGGCGTCTACTACTACCGCTTCTTCCACCAGGCGGAGATGGTCAACCGCGTCGTGACGGACACGGCGACGCCGCAGGAGGCGTTCGAGTACGGTCGCGAGCGCGCGAACGAGATCGTCGAAGAGGCACGGGACCTGCTCGGGCGATGA
- a CDS encoding DUF357 domain-containing protein: MPADLEEKTDRYGDLLAEALEAATVAPPPDSPLGEAAAECEEMARSYLDDGRHFREHDDPVNALAAFSYGHAWLDAGARIGLFDVPTDGHLFTV, translated from the coding sequence ATGCCGGCCGACCTGGAGGAGAAGACGGACCGCTACGGCGACCTGCTCGCCGAGGCGCTGGAGGCAGCGACGGTCGCGCCGCCGCCGGACTCGCCGCTCGGCGAGGCCGCCGCGGAGTGCGAGGAGATGGCCCGCTCGTATCTCGACGACGGCCGGCACTTCCGCGAGCACGACGACCCCGTGAACGCGCTGGCCGCGTTCTCGTACGGGCACGCGTGGCTGGACGCGGGCGCGCGAATCGGCCTGTTCGACGTGCCGACCGACGGACATCTCTTCACGGTATAA